In the Chryseobacterium sp. MYb264 genome, one interval contains:
- a CDS encoding SDR family NAD(P)-dependent oxidoreductase — MKIILITGVSQRQGIGFAVAKHLGLEGHNIIISARNLEQAENLAQELKQDGVNVTSVKIDLLDLDSIRKATKFIEEKFQKIDILINNAALMLNSSAKFIDKDMDELNIEFQTNVTGTWYVTQQFYPLLVASGEGRIVNISSGAGSFADPDFGIVNFPGAGLSQITFDYPLPAYGLTKLALNGLTIKMAKEFKNDNVLVNAVCPGMTATRPGAADFGARPVEECVDGIVWAATLPKDGPSGQFFRDRKVLPW; from the coding sequence ATAATCTTAATTACTGGTGTAAGCCAGAGACAGGGTATAGGTTTTGCTGTTGCAAAGCATTTAGGCTTAGAAGGCCATAATATTATAATTTCAGCAAGAAATCTTGAACAGGCAGAAAATCTTGCTCAGGAATTAAAGCAGGATGGAGTTAATGTAACTTCAGTAAAAATCGATCTTTTAGATCTTGACAGTATTAGAAAAGCTACCAAGTTCATTGAAGAAAAGTTTCAAAAAATTGATATCCTTATTAATAATGCTGCTTTAATGTTAAATTCATCTGCAAAGTTTATTGATAAAGATATGGATGAACTTAACATTGAATTTCAAACAAATGTTACCGGAACTTGGTATGTAACTCAACAATTTTATCCCCTTCTTGTAGCCAGTGGTGAAGGTCGTATTGTTAATATATCGAGTGGGGCAGGATCATTTGCAGATCCGGACTTTGGTATTGTTAACTTTCCGGGTGCGGGGCTTAGTCAAATTACCTTTGATTATCCTTTACCAGCTTACGGTCTGACAAAATTGGCTTTGAATGGATTGACTATAAAAATGGCGAAAGAATTTAAGAATGATAATGTTCTTGTTAATGCTGTTTGTCCAGGAATGACAGCTACACGACCGGGTGCTGCTGATTTTGGTGCCAGACCGGTTGAGGAATGTGTGGATGGTATTGTATGGGCAGCAACTTTGCCAAAAGACGGTCCAAGTGGTCAATTTTTTAGAGATCGTAAAGTTCTGCCATGGTAA